One genomic region from Campylobacter sp. RM16189 encodes:
- the tolB gene encoding Tol-Pal system protein TolB translates to MKKIILILSFALGLFAADATISIINKGMVLPKIVLQDATTMVSDQAFKNRFHKIMLGDLKVSSDFEVVDEYIASSYEGDSNTNVMSHKNAQLIFRYALEGMPNTSLTLRVKLINAKTATTQYERIYTMNDGAKFPFLAHKAIVELVNELNMPPVNWMEKFIVFSKSTGSKQSEIVVADYTLTYQKVLVRGGLNIFPKWAGADQKAFYYSDYSSSKIILYKFDIATGQKTKILDTKGGMIVASDVSQSGDKMLLTMAPQDQPDIYLYDLNSKRLSQVTNYTGIDVNGNFVDNDTRVVFVSDRLGYPNIFSQNIAGGAVEQMVYHGKNNNSVSTYQNYIVYSSRENEKSEFGTRDFNIYMISTKTDYIRQLTASGKNLYPRFSSDGQSVVFIKELGGQSSLGIIRINENRSFQFPLKIGRIQSIDW, encoded by the coding sequence ATGAAAAAAATTATTTTGATACTGAGTTTTGCTTTAGGCTTATTTGCCGCCGACGCTACCATATCTATTATAAATAAAGGTATGGTTTTGCCTAAAATAGTGCTTCAAGATGCTACGACTATGGTTTCTGATCAGGCATTTAAAAACAGATTCCATAAGATTATGTTGGGCGATTTAAAGGTAAGCTCTGATTTTGAGGTTGTAGATGAGTATATCGCTAGCAGTTATGAAGGGGATTCAAATACAAACGTAATGAGCCATAAAAATGCTCAATTAATCTTTAGATACGCTCTTGAAGGCATGCCAAACACATCACTTACCTTAAGAGTTAAGCTCATAAACGCTAAAACCGCAACAACTCAATATGAGAGAATTTATACCATGAATGATGGCGCTAAATTTCCTTTTTTAGCACATAAAGCAATAGTTGAGCTTGTAAATGAGCTTAATATGCCTCCTGTAAATTGGATGGAAAAATTTATAGTTTTTTCCAAATCTACAGGATCTAAACAGAGTGAAATCGTAGTAGCTGATTACACTTTAACTTATCAAAAAGTGCTTGTTAGGGGAGGACTTAATATATTCCCTAAATGGGCGGGAGCCGATCAGAAAGCATTTTATTATTCAGACTACAGCAGCTCTAAAATAATTTTATATAAATTTGATATAGCAACAGGTCAAAAAACTAAAATTTTAGATACTAAAGGCGGTATGATTGTGGCCTCTGATGTTAGCCAAAGTGGCGATAAGATGCTTCTTACTATGGCACCTCAAGATCAGCCTGATATATATCTATATGATTTAAATTCCAAAAGACTTTCCCAGGTAACAAACTACACAGGTATAGATGTAAATGGAAATTTTGTGGATAATGATACTAGGGTAGTTTTTGTATCAGACAGATTGGGTTATCCTAATATTTTTTCACAAAATATAGCAGGAGGTGCTGTCGAGCAGATGGTATATCACGGTAAAAACAATAACTCTGTAAGTACATATCAAAACTATATAGTTTATTCAAGTAGAGAGAATGAAAAAAGTGAATTTGGAACCAGAGATTTTAATATCTATATGATTTCAACCAAAACAGACTATATAAGGCAGCTTACCGCAAGCGGAAAGAATTTATATCCTAGATTTTCTAGCGACGGACAAAGTGTAGTGTTTATTAAGGAACTTGGAGGTCAGAGCTCACTAGGAATAATACGCATAAATGAAAATAGGAGTTTTCAATTTCCTCTAAAGATAGGTAGAATACAGTCTATTGATTGGTAA
- a CDS encoding TonB C-terminal domain-containing protein: MDKILEPKFNTFSYFMLSFILYISIVSGIFIKLTYFRSEEPKKYTDTKDAFMDIMIVEREQDIVVKAPEKKEEVVKVEEPEIVQKTEEPSLKDLFKDINISKLKDDKVVKKTESLKEQSRKKPEKNQSQNSQKKASDVINALKLDKVAKAPKTQMTGEYHPYFGQIERILQAKWSAYKADSNDNAEVEISIDLSGNFSYDIKKLSYNSEFNDKVREFLQSMTFEKFPPSELGRTVTLKTTLVDKIE, encoded by the coding sequence ATGGATAAAATTTTAGAGCCAAAATTTAATACTTTTAGCTACTTTATGCTCTCTTTTATTCTGTATATTTCTATTGTGAGCGGTATTTTTATAAAACTTACATATTTTAGAAGCGAAGAACCTAAAAAATATACCGATACAAAAGATGCCTTTATGGATATTATGATAGTTGAGCGTGAGCAAGATATAGTAGTAAAGGCTCCTGAAAAAAAAGAAGAAGTGGTAAAAGTAGAGGAGCCTGAAATTGTCCAAAAAACAGAAGAGCCGAGCCTAAAGGATCTTTTTAAGGATATAAACATATCTAAGCTTAAAGACGATAAGGTTGTAAAAAAGACCGAGTCTTTAAAAGAGCAGAGCAGAAAAAAGCCTGAAAAAAATCAATCTCAAAACTCTCAAAAAAAGGCAAGCGATGTTATAAATGCATTAAAACTTGATAAAGTAGCGAAAGCTCCTAAAACGCAAATGACAGGCGAATATCACCCTTATTTCGGGCAGATTGAAAGAATTTTGCAGGCAAAATGGAGTGCTTATAAAGCTGATTCAAACGATAATGCTGAAGTTGAAATTAGTATAGATTTGAGTGGAAATTTTAGTTATGATATTAAAAAATTATCATATAATAGCGAATTTAATGACAAGGTCAGGGAATTTTTACAAAGTATGACCTTTGAAAAATTTCCGCCTTCCGAGTTAGGAAGGACAGTTACTCTTAAAACCACTTTGGTAGATAAAATAGAATAA
- a CDS encoding biopolymer transporter ExbD, whose amino-acid sequence MINLEETPELNITPLVDIMLVLLAILMVTTPTLVYEEQVVLPDGSKTKTLSAEQKDLTVIVDAQRKVRIDQSTMSLQELPDNIALLGAKYDKNSAVYIKADKNLLYDDVMFVLKSIKNAGFSKVALQTNG is encoded by the coding sequence ATGATAAATCTCGAAGAGACTCCAGAGCTTAATATCACTCCTTTGGTTGATATTATGCTTGTTTTGCTTGCGATACTGATGGTTACTACGCCTACTCTTGTATATGAAGAGCAGGTGGTGTTACCTGACGGCTCTAAGACAAAAACACTCTCGGCAGAGCAGAAGGATCTAACCGTAATAGTAGATGCGCAAAGAAAGGTTAGGATAGATCAAAGCACTATGAGCCTTCAAGAGTTGCCAGACAATATAGCACTTCTAGGTGCAAAATATGATAAAAATTCAGCCGTTTATATAAAGGCTGATAAAAATTTACTTTATGACGATGTTATGTTTGTATTAAAAAGTATTAAAAATGCCGGATTCTCAAAGGTGGCACTCCAAACGAATGGATAA
- a CDS encoding MotA/TolQ/ExbB proton channel family protein, protein MAGLDIFLNYYSRSSFITIFVLAWLSLYFIISFTILFSRMVELALWKKKEQNALESLFMSSKVISNDSSLKRCASGKICKEKLGICISMAEKNATSGVTWLGIIASTSPFIGLFGTVVAILETFSKLGQGGNSSLGVIAPAISEALVATGAGIFVAIPAYTFSLLLKRKAYELMSIVRREADMLIANKEES, encoded by the coding sequence GTGGCAGGTCTTGATATATTTTTAAATTATTATTCAAGAAGTAGCTTTATAACTATTTTTGTTCTTGCTTGGCTATCGCTATATTTTATTATAAGTTTTACCATACTTTTTTCTCGTATGGTAGAACTTGCCTTATGGAAAAAAAAAGAGCAAAATGCTTTAGAATCACTGTTTATGAGTTCTAAAGTAATTTCAAACGACTCTTCTTTAAAAAGATGCGCCTCTGGTAAAATTTGTAAAGAAAAACTTGGTATTTGTATAAGTATGGCGGAAAAAAATGCCACAAGCGGTGTTACTTGGCTTGGGATTATTGCATCTACATCGCCTTTTATTGGGCTTTTTGGCACAGTTGTGGCAATACTTGAGACCTTTTCAAAGCTTGGACAAGGAGGAAATTCGTCCCTTGGAGTAATAGCACCTGCCATATCCGAAGCTCTTGTAGCTACAGGAGCAGGTATTTTTGTCGCAATTCCTGCATATACCTTTAGTTTGCTTCTCAAAAGAAAGGCGTATGAGCTTATGAGTATTGTTAGAAGAGAAGCTGATATGTTAATCGCAAACAAAGAAGAGAGCTAA
- the atpC gene encoding ATP synthase F1 subunit epsilon has translation MNKLHLEIVTPEGLVFSNDVKSVVLPGSEGEFGVLPGHASLISLLKAGLVDIENEDKNHDIVAINWGYVKIDEGKAVVLADGAVYVSGSSESELAHSLEKAKELIQSMSSETNAFAATVAKLDSMARAK, from the coding sequence ATGAATAAATTACATTTAGAGATTGTGACGCCTGAAGGACTTGTTTTTTCAAATGATGTTAAAAGCGTGGTTTTGCCTGGAAGCGAAGGAGAATTCGGCGTTTTGCCGGGACACGCCTCTTTGATATCGCTATTAAAAGCGGGTCTTGTAGATATAGAAAACGAAGATAAAAATCACGATATCGTAGCTATAAATTGGGGATATGTGAAAATTGATGAAGGCAAGGCGGTTGTGCTTGCAGATGGTGCAGTATATGTATCAGGAAGCTCTGAGAGTGAGTTAGCTCACTCTCTTGAAAAGGCAAAAGAGCTTATTCAGAGCATGAGCAGTGAGACAAATGCATTTGCGGCAACAGTTGCAAAACTTGATAGTATGGCGAGAGCTAAATAG
- the atpD gene encoding F0F1 ATP synthase subunit beta, with the protein MKGIISQVMGPVVDVDFSEYLPKINEAIEVNFEVEGKKNKLVLEVAAHLGDNRVRTIAMDMSEGLTRGLEATALGAPITVPVGEKVLGRIFNVIGNLIDEGEELNFDKRWSIHRDPPAFEEQSTKSEIFETGIKVVDLLAPYAKGGKVGLFGGAGVGKTVIIMELIHNVAFKHSGYSVFAGVGERTREGNDLYHEMKESNVLDKVALCYGQMNEPPGARNRIALTGLTMAEYFRDEMGLDVLMFIDNIFRFSQSGSEMSALLGRIPSAVGYQPTLASEMGKFQERITSTKKGSITSVQAVYVPADDLTDPAPATVFAHLDATTVLNRAIAEKGIYPAVDPLDSTSRMLDPQILGQEHYKVARGVQAVLQKYKDLQDIIAILGMDELSEEDKVTVDRARKIERFLSQPFFVAEVFTGSPGKYVSLEESIAGFKGILDGKYDDLPEAAFYMVGNIDEVMQKAEKLKG; encoded by the coding sequence ATGAAAGGTATTATTTCTCAAGTAATGGGACCTGTCGTTGATGTCGATTTTAGCGAGTATTTGCCAAAAATCAACGAGGCCATTGAGGTAAATTTTGAAGTGGAAGGTAAGAAGAATAAGCTTGTTCTTGAAGTTGCCGCTCACCTTGGAGATAACCGCGTACGAACCATTGCTATGGATATGAGTGAAGGTCTTACTAGGGGTTTGGAAGCTACTGCTCTTGGAGCGCCTATTACTGTTCCGGTTGGTGAGAAAGTTTTGGGAAGAATTTTTAACGTTATTGGCAACTTGATTGATGAGGGTGAAGAATTAAATTTTGATAAGAGATGGTCTATACACCGTGATCCTCCTGCGTTTGAAGAGCAAAGCACAAAGAGTGAAATTTTTGAAACAGGCATCAAAGTAGTTGACCTTCTTGCTCCTTATGCAAAAGGTGGTAAAGTTGGACTATTTGGTGGTGCTGGTGTTGGTAAGACGGTTATTATTATGGAGCTTATTCACAACGTTGCGTTTAAACATAGCGGTTATTCTGTGTTTGCAGGCGTTGGAGAGAGAACTCGTGAAGGAAACGACCTTTATCACGAGATGAAAGAATCCAACGTTTTGGATAAAGTTGCCTTATGCTATGGCCAGATGAATGAGCCACCGGGGGCAAGAAACAGAATCGCGCTAACAGGTCTAACGATGGCTGAGTATTTCCGTGATGAGATGGGGCTTGACGTTCTTATGTTTATTGACAACATCTTTAGATTCTCTCAATCAGGTTCAGAGATGTCAGCGCTTCTTGGACGTATTCCTTCAGCCGTTGGTTATCAGCCTACACTTGCAAGCGAAATGGGTAAATTCCAAGAGAGAATTACATCGACCAAAAAAGGCTCAATTACATCCGTTCAGGCTGTTTATGTTCCGGCAGACGACCTTACAGACCCTGCTCCTGCGACAGTTTTTGCTCACCTTGATGCTACTACGGTTCTTAACCGTGCTATTGCAGAGAAGGGAATTTATCCTGCGGTTGACCCGCTTGACTCAACTTCACGTATGCTTGATCCGCAAATTTTAGGACAAGAGCACTATAAAGTTGCACGCGGTGTTCAGGCTGTTTTACAAAAATATAAAGACTTGCAAGATATTATTGCGATTCTTGGTATGGATGAGCTTAGCGAAGAGGATAAAGTTACAGTTGATAGAGCAAGAAAGATAGAAAGATTCTTGTCTCAGCCATTCTTCGTGGCTGAAGTCTTTACAGGAAGTCCCGGAAAATATGTAAGCCTAGAAGAGAGCATTGCTGGCTTTAAAGGAATTTTAGATGGTAAATATGACGATCTTCCTGAGGCAGCGTTTTATATGGTTGGAAATATAGACGAGGTAATGCAAAAAGCTGAAAAACTTAAAGGCTAA
- the atpG gene encoding ATP synthase F1 subunit gamma → MSNLKDIKRKIKSVQNTQKTTRAMKLVSTAKLRKAEDVARHSRVYALKINEVLSEIAYKINQYGSVDSESKFFNTKNSVEKVDIIFVTADKGLCGGFNIQTIKTVRNMINEFKAKKVKIRLRAVGKKGIEFFNFQGIELLKTYVGYSSSPTYEKAQEVIKEAIDDFINGVTDKVILVHNGYNNMISQQIRINDIVPVEPPKIVEVETNSLMEFEPGDDDGKILDELLKKYFEYSMYYALVDSLAAEHSARMQAMDNATNNAKERVRELNLAYNKARQQSITTELIEIISGVESMK, encoded by the coding sequence ATGTCAAATTTAAAAGATATAAAACGAAAGATCAAAAGCGTTCAGAACACTCAAAAGACGACGCGTGCGATGAAGCTTGTTTCTACTGCTAAACTTAGAAAAGCGGAAGATGTGGCTCGTCACTCTAGAGTATATGCGCTTAAGATCAATGAGGTTTTATCAGAGATTGCATATAAGATCAATCAATACGGCTCTGTTGATTCGGAGAGTAAATTCTTTAACACTAAAAATAGTGTAGAGAAGGTTGATATTATCTTTGTAACAGCTGATAAAGGGCTTTGCGGAGGCTTTAATATTCAGACTATTAAAACCGTTAGAAATATGATAAATGAATTTAAGGCCAAAAAAGTTAAGATCAGGCTAAGGGCCGTTGGCAAAAAAGGAATAGAATTCTTTAACTTCCAAGGCATAGAGCTTCTTAAAACTTATGTCGGATATAGCTCATCTCCTACTTACGAGAAGGCTCAAGAAGTCATAAAAGAGGCTATTGATGATTTTATAAATGGAGTTACCGATAAGGTTATTTTAGTTCATAACGGCTATAACAATATGATATCTCAGCAAATTCGTATAAATGATATAGTTCCAGTTGAGCCACCTAAGATAGTCGAGGTTGAGACTAATTCCTTAATGGAATTTGAGCCTGGCGATGATGACGGCAAAATTTTAGATGAACTACTTAAAAAATATTTTGAGTATAGTATGTATTATGCGCTTGTCGATAGTCTTGCTGCAGAGCATAGTGCTAGAATGCAGGCAATGGATAATGCAACAAATAACGCAAAAGAGCGCGTTAGGGAGCTGAATCTGGCTTATAATAAAGCTAGACAACAGTCTATTACCACTGAGCTTATCGAGATCATCAGTGGCGTTGAATCAATGAAATAA
- the atpA gene encoding F0F1 ATP synthase subunit alpha, protein MKADEISAIIKERIENFDLSVDVEETGKVISVADGVANVYGLKNVMAGEMVEFESGEKGMALNLEESSVGIVILGKTDNIKEGSSVKRLARLLRVPVGDALIGRVVNSLGEPIDAKGPIDASETRFVEEKAKGIMARKSVHEPLQTGIKAIDALVPIGRGQRELIIGDRQTGKTTVAIDTIINQKGQDVICIYVAIGQKQSTVAQVVKKLEEYGAMDYTIVVNAGASDAAALQYLAPYAGVTMGEYFRDNSRHALIIYDDLSKHAVAYREMSLILRRPPGREAYPGDVFYLHSRLLERASKLNDKLGGGSLTALPIIETQAGDVSAYIPTNVISITDGQIFLESDLFNSGIRPAINVGLSVSRVGGAAQIKAIKQVSGNLRLDLAQYRELQAFAQFASDLDESSRRQLERGQRMVEILKQPPYSPLPVENQVVLIFAGAKGYLDDISVGAINKFESELYPYIEAKYPEIFDQIRTKKVLDKEIEELLHKALKDFKATFAAN, encoded by the coding sequence ATAAAAGCGGATGAAATTAGCGCTATCATCAAGGAAAGAATCGAAAATTTCGATCTTAGTGTTGATGTTGAAGAGACAGGTAAGGTTATCTCGGTAGCTGACGGTGTTGCGAATGTTTATGGTCTAAAAAACGTTATGGCTGGCGAGATGGTTGAGTTTGAGAGCGGTGAAAAAGGTATGGCCCTTAACCTTGAAGAGAGTAGTGTGGGTATAGTTATCCTTGGTAAAACTGATAATATTAAAGAGGGAAGCTCGGTAAAACGTCTAGCTAGACTTCTTCGTGTTCCTGTGGGCGATGCTCTTATAGGACGTGTTGTAAATTCACTTGGTGAGCCTATAGATGCTAAAGGTCCAATAGATGCTAGTGAAACTAGATTCGTTGAAGAAAAAGCAAAAGGCATCATGGCTAGAAAATCAGTACATGAGCCTCTTCAAACAGGTATTAAAGCTATTGACGCTCTTGTTCCAATCGGACGTGGACAACGCGAGCTTATTATCGGCGACCGCCAAACAGGTAAAACTACCGTAGCAATCGATACTATCATTAATCAAAAAGGTCAAGATGTAATTTGTATATACGTTGCTATCGGACAAAAACAATCAACCGTCGCTCAAGTTGTTAAAAAACTCGAAGAGTACGGTGCTATGGACTATACTATAGTTGTAAACGCAGGCGCATCAGATGCTGCGGCGCTTCAATACCTTGCCCCGTATGCGGGCGTAACTATGGGTGAATATTTCCGTGACAACTCACGCCACGCATTAATCATTTATGATGATCTTTCAAAGCACGCTGTTGCATACCGCGAAATGTCTTTGATTCTTCGCAGACCTCCAGGACGTGAAGCATATCCTGGTGACGTTTTCTACCTTCACTCAAGACTTCTTGAGCGTGCAAGTAAGCTAAATGATAAATTAGGTGGCGGTTCACTTACTGCGCTTCCTATAATCGAGACTCAAGCGGGTGACGTTTCTGCTTATATTCCAACAAACGTTATTTCTATTACGGACGGTCAAATTTTCCTTGAGTCAGATCTATTTAACTCAGGTATCCGCCCTGCGATTAACGTTGGTCTATCTGTTTCTCGTGTTGGTGGTGCAGCTCAGATTAAAGCTATTAAGCAAGTTTCTGGTAACTTAAGACTTGACCTTGCGCAATACCGCGAGCTTCAAGCGTTTGCTCAGTTTGCGAGCGATCTTGACGAGAGTTCAAGAAGACAGCTCGAGCGTGGACAAAGAATGGTTGAGATCTTAAAACAACCTCCATACAGTCCTCTTCCTGTAGAAAATCAAGTAGTTCTTATTTTTGCTGGTGCTAAGGGTTATTTAGATGATATTTCTGTAGGCGCAATCAATAAGTTTGAATCAGAACTATATCCTTATATAGAGGCGAAATATCCTGAAATTTTTGATCAGATTAGAACAAAAAAAGTACTTGATAAAGAGATTGAAGAGCTTTTACATAAGGCACTAAAAGACTTTAAAGCGACATTTGCTGCTAACTAA
- a CDS encoding F0F1 ATP synthase subunit delta, giving the protein MKELIAKKYVKALMADLNRDDLEKFISDLDVVVSAFNINKFRNIIASPSIKNDKKISLVLSFLSNDNPKFINFIKLLGENKRLDILPDILNELAVQKAQMDNIFRGTIYGNFEIDQSQITELEKSFSKRFNAKIMLEAVKSDYNGIKIELDDLGVEASLSIDRLKSQMTEYILKAI; this is encoded by the coding sequence ATGAAAGAGTTGATAGCAAAAAAATATGTAAAAGCTTTAATGGCTGATCTTAACAGAGATGATCTTGAGAAATTTATAAGCGATCTAGATGTTGTTGTAAGTGCATTTAATATTAATAAATTTAGAAACATTATAGCTTCTCCTAGTATAAAAAATGATAAGAAAATAAGCCTTGTCTTGTCTTTTTTAAGTAACGATAATCCTAAATTTATAAATTTTATCAAGCTTTTAGGCGAGAATAAAAGGCTTGATATCTTGCCTGATATACTTAATGAGCTTGCAGTGCAAAAAGCTCAAATGGATAATATTTTCCGTGGCACAATCTATGGAAATTTTGAGATTGATCAATCTCAAATTACTGAGCTTGAAAAAAGCTTTTCTAAAAGATTTAATGCAAAAATCATGTTAGAAGCTGTAAAAAGCGATTATAACGGTATAAAAATAGAGTTGGACGATTTGGGTGTGGAGGCTAGTCTTTCGATAGATAGACTTAAATCTCAAATGACTGAATATATATTAAAAGCAATTTAA
- a CDS encoding F0F1 ATP synthase subunit B — protein MKKIYLILLVPFFALASESSGHSYDIVARILNFLMFFGILYYFIATPVKNAYKARIESIAIRLDNIQKKLRESKAKKNDALKRVEEAKNNAISLIETSRKEALLLCEKIKAETNQELLSLEKSFQEQKEFERRRAVKNVVVEILNEVFESDSLKIDKNELVNIVLKKVG, from the coding sequence ATGAAGAAAATTTATCTTATTTTGCTTGTTCCGTTTTTTGCTTTAGCTAGTGAATCTAGCGGACACAGCTATGATATAGTAGCAAGAATTCTAAACTTTTTAATGTTTTTTGGAATCTTATATTATTTTATAGCTACCCCTGTTAAAAATGCTTATAAGGCTAGAATTGAAAGTATAGCGATTAGGCTTGATAATATTCAAAAGAAGTTAAGAGAGTCAAAGGCTAAAAAGAACGATGCTCTTAAAAGAGTTGAAGAGGCTAAAAACAATGCTATAAGCCTTATTGAGACTTCTAGAAAAGAGGCTTTATTATTATGCGAAAAGATAAAAGCAGAGACTAATCAAGAGCTTTTAAGCCTTGAAAAGAGCTTCCAGGAACAAAAAGAATTTGAAAGAAGACGTGCCGTAAAAAACGTTGTAGTTGAAATTTTAAATGAAGTTTTTGAAAGCGATAGCCTTAAAATCGATAAAAACGAACTTGTTAATATTGTTCTTAAAAAGGTTGGCTAA
- a CDS encoding FoF1 ATP synthase subunit B': MLQVDLPLVILTAVVFIGLIIILNSILYQPLIHFIDSRNEAIKNDEESAIKNTSDLSVHEAEIEQIIMSARNEASKIKQEALNAAKESAAKIIEQKRATLEADYEAFMQNLQAQKNEFKSDLITRLPDLKSVLRTKLAKI, encoded by the coding sequence ATGTTACAAGTCGATTTGCCATTAGTAATTCTAACGGCAGTGGTTTTTATAGGACTCATCATTATTTTAAACTCAATCCTCTATCAACCTCTGATTCATTTTATTGATTCGAGAAATGAGGCTATTAAAAATGATGAAGAAAGTGCTATTAAAAATACAAGCGATCTTAGTGTCCATGAGGCTGAGATTGAGCAGATAATTATGTCTGCCAGAAATGAAGCCAGTAAAATCAAACAAGAGGCTTTAAACGCAGCAAAAGAGAGTGCAGCAAAAATAATAGAGCAAAAGCGCGCTACTTTAGAGGCTGATTATGAGGCATTTATGCAAAATTTGCAGGCTCAAAAAAATGAGTTTAAGTCTGATTTGATTACTAGGTTGCCTGACCTTAAGAGTGTTCTTAGAACAAAATTGGCAAAAATTTAA
- a CDS encoding ParB/RepB/Spo0J family partition protein: MAKKSSLGRGLGAILEDVELAYKAELSGGNRDIVTEIDVKLITENPYQPRKHFDETALKELSESIKRHGLIQPIIVIQKDDGYMLIAGERRFRATKILGAEKIKAIVADIESKNLRELALIENIQREDLNPIELANSYKELIDEYKITQEGLANIIHKSRTQITNTMRLLSLSLHTQDLIKEGKITQGHAKVIVGLEPNDEKMAVDTIIGQRLSVRETENLVKNLKDKSKGSQKIGFKIDEKYTQKLDHLKELLEKLHIKSKIKNRNLILEFKDISDIENFIYKIR; encoded by the coding sequence ATGGCTAAAAAGAGTAGTTTGGGACGCGGATTGGGAGCTATACTTGAAGATGTTGAGCTTGCTTATAAGGCTGAGTTAAGTGGCGGAAATCGCGATATAGTAACCGAAATCGATGTAAAATTAATAACCGAAAACCCTTATCAGCCACGAAAACACTTCGATGAGACAGCCTTAAAAGAGCTAAGCGAATCAATAAAAAGACATGGACTTATCCAGCCTATAATCGTCATACAAAAAGATGACGGATATATGCTGATAGCCGGCGAAAGAAGATTTAGAGCGACTAAAATTTTAGGCGCCGAGAAAATAAAAGCCATAGTTGCCGATATCGAGAGTAAAAATTTAAGAGAACTTGCACTTATTGAAAATATTCAAAGAGAAGATCTTAATCCTATCGAGCTTGCAAATTCATATAAAGAGCTAATTGACGAGTATAAGATCACGCAAGAAGGACTTGCAAACATCATACATAAGAGCAGAACTCAGATAACAAACACAATGCGGCTTTTGTCTTTAAGCCTTCATACTCAAGATCTCATAAAAGAAGGAAAGATAACCCAAGGACATGCTAAAGTAATCGTAGGGCTTGAGCCAAATGATGAAAAAATGGCTGTCGATACGATAATCGGACAGAGATTGAGCGTTCGCGAAACTGAAAATTTGGTTAAAAATTTAAAAGATAAAAGCAAAGGCTCGCAAAAAATCGGTTTTAAAATCGATGAAAAATACACTCAAAAGCTAGATCATTTAAAAGAGCTTCTAGAAAAACTCCACATAAAATCAAAAATTAAAAATAGAAATTTGATACTTGAATTTAAAGATATATCGGATATTGAGAATTTTATATATAAAATAAGATAG
- a CDS encoding AAA family ATPase — MSEIITIANQKGGVGKTTTAVNLAASLAVAEKRVLLIDIDPQANATTGMGFSRNDYEYNIYHVLTGRKKLSQIVLKTEIPTLFLAPSNIGLVGIEQEFNDQSKDYKLILKNKIAEVLHEYDFIIIDSPPALGSITVNALSASDSVIIPIQCEFYALEGLAQILNTVKIIKKTINPKLAIKGFLPTMYSSQNNLSKETVANLKQHFENKLFKLRDDSEDFVIVPRNVKLAESPSFGKPVILYDIKSPGSQAYQNLAYAILG; from the coding sequence ATGAGCGAGATAATAACCATAGCAAACCAAAAAGGCGGTGTGGGCAAAACGACCACAGCGGTAAATTTGGCGGCTTCTTTGGCGGTTGCGGAAAAGAGAGTTTTACTCATAGATATCGATCCTCAGGCAAATGCGACTACGGGAATGGGCTTTAGCAGAAATGACTATGAATACAATATCTATCACGTTTTAACAGGGCGCAAGAAGCTTTCTCAGATAGTTCTAAAAACTGAAATTCCTACACTTTTTCTAGCTCCTTCAAACATCGGTTTAGTGGGTATCGAGCAGGAATTTAACGATCAGAGCAAGGATTACAAACTAATCCTTAAAAATAAAATCGCAGAAGTTTTACACGAGTATGATTTTATCATCATCGATAGCCCGCCCGCACTTGGCAGCATAACCGTAAACGCTTTAAGCGCAAGCGATAGCGTGATCATTCCTATACAATGCGAATTTTACGCACTTGAAGGATTGGCGCAAATTTTAAACACGGTTAAAATAATCAAAAAAACTATAAATCCGAAGCTTGCCATAAAGGGCTTTTTACCAACTATGTACAGCTCTCAAAACAACCTTTCAAAAGAGACTGTGGCGAATTTAAAGCAACATTTTGAAAACAAGCTGTTTAAACTAAGAGACGATAGTGAGGATTTTGTGATCGTGCCTAGAAATGTAAAGCTTGCCGAGTCTCCAAGCTTTGGTAAGCCAGTGATACTCTATGATATCAAATCTCCAGGCTCTCAGGCGTATCAAAATTTAGCTTACGCGATCTTAGGATAA